In Fundulus heteroclitus isolate FHET01 chromosome 16, MU-UCD_Fhet_4.1, whole genome shotgun sequence, a single genomic region encodes these proteins:
- the s1pr5a gene encoding sphingosine 1-phosphate receptor 5a, which yields MGTPTMSSVSIKDPCAVSVPPAIPTSSSAGMTSMFSQYLCNNTLVEHYCYTGKLNGTNGGKYSNGLQSDAIAFLLVCLLIVAENAVVLTAIWKNKKFHIPMYYLLGNLTLSDLLAGLTYMINIVTSGAHTLKLTPLLYFLREGCVFVMLAASIVSLLAIAIERHVTMVRMKPYQGHKQGRMFALIGASWVLSVFLGILPVLGWNCIGQLEKCSTVFPLYAKSYILFCITIFSAVLLSIVVLYVRIFRIVKSNTQRLATVPKRKGLYRKSQKYMALLKTVTIVLGVFIACWLPLFVLFLLDFSCPVKSKNCNVLFKADYFMGLAVFNSLLNPIIYTLTSRDMRKAILKLLCHRCLLTADGRMKKFGLAFLDFSTTKTDATSHRPEGMETTVSSGNLPSTIKVIYPRISKI from the coding sequence ATGGGAACCCCAACAATGAGCTCTGTTTCTATCAAAGATCCCTGTGCTGTTTCTGTCCCACCCGCCATCCCCACATCTTCCTCTGCAGGAATGACCTCCATGTTTAGTCAGTACCTGTGCAACAACACCCTCGTTGAGCACTACTGTTACACAGGCAAGCTGAATGGAACCAATGGGGGCAAGTACTCGAATGGACTCCAGTCAGACGCCATTGCTTTCCTGCTGGTCTGTCTGCTCATTGTTGCAGAGAACGCTGTGGTGCTTACTGCCATCTGGAAGAACAAGAAGTTCCACATCCCCATGTACTATTTACTGGGCAATTTAACTCTCTCGGACCTGCTCGCAGGTTTAACCTACATGATAAACATCGTAACATCTGGCGCACACACACTGAAACTTACCCCTCTGCTGTATTTCCTGAGGGAGGGCTGTGTGTTTGTCATGCTAGCTGCTTCCATCGTCAGCCTGCTGGCCATCGCCATAGAGCGCCATGTCACCATGGTGAGGATGAAGCCGTACCAGGGCCACAAGCAGGGGCGGATGTTCGCTCTGATCGGAGCCAGCTGGGTGCTGTCAGTGTTCCTGGGCATCCTGCCGGTCCTGGGCTGGAACTGCATCGGTCAGCTCGAAAAGTGCTCCACTGTCTTCCCGCTCTACGCCAAAAGCTACATCCTCTTCTGTATCACCATCTTCAGCGCCGTCCTCTTGTCCATCGTGGTGCTTTATGTGCGGATCTTCCGCATCGTCAAGTCCAACACGCAGCGCCTTGCTACTGTTCCCAAGCGCAAAGGTCTTTACCGTAAGTCCCAGAAGTACATGGCCCTTCTGAAAACCGTCACTATAGTCCTGGGGGTCTTCATTGCGTGCTGGCTGCCCCTTTTCGTCCTGTTCCTGCTGGACTTCAGCTGTCCGGTCAAAAGCAAAAACTGCAACGTGCTCTTCAAGGCAGATTACTTCATGGGATTAGCGGTGTTCAACTCCCTCCTCAACCCCATCATCTACACGCTGACCAGCAGGGACATGCGGAAGGCCATCCTCAAGCTGCTCTGCCACCGCTGCCTCCTAACCGCAGACGGGAGGATGAAGAAGTTCGGCTTGGCCTTCCTCGACTTCAGCACCACTAAGACGGACGCAACTTCCCACAGACCGGAGGGAATGGAGACAACGGTTTCCTCTGGGAACCTTCCTTCAACTATTAAAGTTATTTATCCAAGGATATCCAAGATATAA
- the spc24 gene encoding kinetochore protein Spc24 isoform X2, translated as MLQAHKFQDLEDTGKALVEFIQSSQPDRLKKVKVEQQALFEKHLETKKMVTEILKDMAQIEESVGQRLLDMEQEKKHRQSELENLEEQLQQCTAKSQIMDSEIQFLQKELESLRNNERELETLQHEVDEDTTEVIPTAVYVAQVYYIITNIKWEYNTEPNILRGVHYGPDLATPISIDTSARSRCEMSDQLWGFVSTEW; from the exons ATGCTTCAGGCCCACAAGTTTCAGGACCTGGAGGACACTGGGAAGGCACTGGTGGAATTCATCCAGAGCAGTCAGCCCGACAGGCTGAAAAAAGTCAAAGTCGAACAACAGGCCCTTTTTGAGAAACACTTGGAGACGAAGAAGATGGTGACAGAGATTCTAAAAG ACATGGCCCAGATTGAGGAGAGCGTGGGCCAGAGGCTGCTGGACATGGAGCAGGAGAAGAAGCACAGGCAGAGCGAGCTGGAGAacctggaggagcagctgcagcagtgCACCGCCAAAAGCCAGATCATGGACTCAGAAATCCA GTTCCTGCAGAAGGAGCTGGAGAGTCTGAGGAACAACGAGAGGGAGCTGGAGACTCTTCAGCACGAGGTGGATGAAGACACCACCGAGGTCATCCCGACGGCAGT ATACGTGGCTCAGGTCTACTACATAATCACCAATATCAAGTGGGAATATAACACAGAGCCCAACATTTTgagaggag TGCACTATGGTCCAGATCTGGCCACTCCCATCAGCATTGACACATCTGCACGCTCGCGCTGCGAAATGAGCGACCAGCTGTGGGGCTTTGTCAGCACCGAGTGGTAG
- the spc24 gene encoding kinetochore protein Spc24 isoform X1, with translation MHISKLLGNRHKKEEEEVGALKSEFESRKTAKATMLQAHKFQDLEDTGKALVEFIQSSQPDRLKKVKVEQQALFEKHLETKKMVTEILKDMAQIEESVGQRLLDMEQEKKHRQSELENLEEQLQQCTAKSQIMDSEIQFLQKELESLRNNERELETLQHEVDEDTTEVIPTAVYVAQVYYIITNIKWEYNTEPNILRGVHYGPDLATPISIDTSARSRCEMSDQLWGFVSTEW, from the exons atgcacATCAGTAAGTTGCTTGGCAACCgccataaaaaagaagaagaagaagtaggcGCGCTCAAGTCTGAATTTGAATCAAGAAAAACAGCGAAGG CCACCATGCTTCAGGCCCACAAGTTTCAGGACCTGGAGGACACTGGGAAGGCACTGGTGGAATTCATCCAGAGCAGTCAGCCCGACAGGCTGAAAAAAGTCAAAGTCGAACAACAGGCCCTTTTTGAGAAACACTTGGAGACGAAGAAGATGGTGACAGAGATTCTAAAAG ACATGGCCCAGATTGAGGAGAGCGTGGGCCAGAGGCTGCTGGACATGGAGCAGGAGAAGAAGCACAGGCAGAGCGAGCTGGAGAacctggaggagcagctgcagcagtgCACCGCCAAAAGCCAGATCATGGACTCAGAAATCCA GTTCCTGCAGAAGGAGCTGGAGAGTCTGAGGAACAACGAGAGGGAGCTGGAGACTCTTCAGCACGAGGTGGATGAAGACACCACCGAGGTCATCCCGACGGCAGT ATACGTGGCTCAGGTCTACTACATAATCACCAATATCAAGTGGGAATATAACACAGAGCCCAACATTTTgagaggag TGCACTATGGTCCAGATCTGGCCACTCCCATCAGCATTGACACATCTGCACGCTCGCGCTGCGAAATGAGCGACCAGCTGTGGGGCTTTGTCAGCACCGAGTGGTAG
- the kri1 gene encoding protein KRI1 homolog: protein MPGRSELKINAQFAQRYEKYRQKEELQKLKDRFGDRADDSASHSSESSSDDSEVELDPALERDFYRTLSLLKKKDPKIYEKDARFYSEDASQDEDRPSTSKQAKVKPMYLKDYERKVILEKEGKYEDDDDSDEEEAAKRRERAASPSYIQEQKQLKESFRRFVEDSDDEAGEEGGTSTLLTRRVKTQEEKDKEEADYLDWLKGQAELDGPEEVKDMKYLRDYWNDPQLDEKERFLRDYVLNKGYLDEEEDDDEERIPTYDEVVQDDAEDSEEEGESFLQRQEDFERSYNFRFEEPDAQEIKTYPRNIATSVRSKDDRRKRKREEVRERKQKEKEQKREQLKQLKNLKRNEIMEKLKKLQELTGNEQLAFSQADLEGDFDPSQHDQLMQKFFGDEYYGEEEEEKPQFDNDGDDELQEPWNWDTWTGEEQEAAYGEEEYSVSGAHCDDEDFIMDADYDPNQHAASKKKKKEKKKLKKEDMPQMGKKKKKSHFAEVITKAKPVFDPQEKSFEQYLDEYYKLDYEDIIDDLPCRFRYRQVVPNDFGLTTDEILKANDQELNRWCSLRKTCMFRSEKEELSDLKNYKVKAQNERKKKEVLSSVYSEEDKETPEAKTKLGKKRRDRVRNAEKQSRGAEEAGVDSAEETIQALNEAVDGTEEGEEILVPKKKRRQEAETQSQAADKQKEGENRTERPAWSKKKPRRSGGRLQSGSKRVRIGGQEFSRQRLKAYGLNPKRLYFRQLGRQKRKEQEKKLKQKNKEG from the exons atgccGGGCAGGTCAGAGCTAAAAATCAACGCCCAGTTTGCGCAGAGATACGAGAAGTACCGACAgaaagaggagctgcagaagc TGAAGGACCGATTCGGAGACCGAGCCGATGACAGCGCCTCTCATTCCTCCGAGTCCAGCTCTGACGACAGTGAAGTG GAGCTGGACCCTGCTTTGGAGAGGGATTTTTACAGAACCCTGTCCCTGTTGAAGAAGAAAGACCCGAAGATCTACGAGAAAGACGCCAGGTTCTACTCAGAAG ATGCATCCCAAGATGAGGACCGTCCCTCTACATCCAAGCAAGCCAAAGTGAAACCCATGTATCTGAAGGACTATGAGCGTAAAGTCATTCTGGAGAAGGAAGG CAAATATGAAGACGACGATGACAGCGATGAGGAGGAGGCAGCCAAAAGAAGAGAG AGAGCGGCCTCGCCGAGCTACATCCAGGAGCAGAAGCAGCTGAAGGAGAG CTTCCGGAGGTTTGTCGAGGACAGCGACGACGAGGCCGGCGAGGAAGGGGGCACGTCCACGCTGCTCACCAGGAGGGTCAAGACGCAGGAGGAGAAG GATAAAGAAGAGGCGGATTATCTGGACTGGCTCAAAGGCCAAGCTGAGCTGGACGGTCCGGAGGAGGTGAAGGACATG AAATACCTGCGGGACTACTGGAACGACCCGCAGCTGGACGAGAAGGAGCGATTCCTCAGAGACTACGTGCTGAATAAGGGCTACCtggacgaggaggaggacgacgacGAAGAGCG GATCCCGACGTACGACGAGGTGGTCCAGGACGACGCGGAGGACTCCGAAGAGGAGGGCGAGAGCTTCCTGCAGCGTCAGGAGGACTTCGAGAGGAGCTACAACTTCCGCTTTGAAGAACCCGACGCTCAGGAGATCAAGACCTACCCCCGAAACATCGCCACGTCGGTGCGCAGCAAGGACGACCGCAGGAAACGCAAGAGGGAGGAAGTGAGGGAAAGGAAGCAAAAG GAGAAGGAGCAGAAGCGGGagcagctgaagcagctgaagaacCTGAAGAGGAACGAGATCATGGAGAAGCTGAAGAAGCTCCAGGAGCTGACGGGCAACGAGCAGCTGGCTTTCAGTCAGGCTGACCTCGAGGGAGACTTCGACCCGAGTCAGCACGACCAGCTCATGCAG AAGTTCTTTGGAGACGAGTACTacggtgaggaggaggaggaaaagccCCAATTTGACAACGATGGCGATGATGAGCTGCAGG AACCCTGGAATTGGGACACTTGGACAGGGGAGGAACAGGAGGCGGCATACGGTGAAGAGGAGTACAGTGTCTCTGGAGCTCACTGTGACGATGAAGATTTCATC ATGGATGCAGACTACGACCCGAACCAGCACGCAGCctccaagaagaagaaaaaggagaagaagaagctgaagaaggaggACATGCCGCAGatgggcaaaaagaaaaagaagtctCACTTTGCTGAGGTCATCACCAAAGCCAAGCCAGTGTTTGATCCTC AGGAGAAGTCCTTCGAGCAGTACTTGGACGAGTACTACAAGCTGGACTACGAGGACATCATCGACGACCTTCCGTGCAGGTTTCGCTACCGGCAGGTTGTGCCCAACGACTTCGGCCTGACCACGGATGAG ATCCTCAAAGCCAACGACCAGGAGCTGAACCGCTGGTGCTCGCTGCGGAAGACGTGCATGTTCAG GTCTGAAAAAGAGGAGCTGAGTGACCTGAAGAACTATAAAGTGAAGGCGCAGAACgagaggaagaagaaggaagTCCTGAGCTCTGTGTATTCTGA GGAGGATAAAGAAACACCAGAGGCCAAGACCAAGCTGGGGAAGAAACGGCGAGATCGCGTGAGGAACGCGGAGAAGCAGagcagaggagcagaagaggCCGGCGTGGACTCCGCAGAGGAGACGATTCAAGCTCTTAACGAGGCTGTGGACGGCACAGAGGAAGGGGAGGAGATCCTGGTACCCAAGAAGAAGAGGAGACAGGAAGCAGAGACCCAAAGTCAAGCAGCAGATAAGCAAAAAGAAGGGGAGAACCGGACTGAACGGCCGGCGTGGTCCAAGAAGAAGCCCAGGCGCTCAGGTGGACGCCTCCAATCAGGAAGCAAGAGAGTGAGAATAGGCGGCCAGGAGTTCAGCAGACAGAGACTGAAGGCCTACGGGCTGAACCCAAAGAGACTCTACTTCAGACAGCTGGGCAGGCAGAAACGGAAAGAGCAGGAGAAGAAGCTGAAGCAGAAGAACAAAGAGGGATAA